The sequence GAAATACATCAGTCTGTATCCAGATGTTCTTAGTGCCCAAACCACTACAACTAACAGGATGAAAGATATAAGCTTGGGGAACTTGCCCCAGCCAATGGGTCACACGCACCACCATCGCTGTGCCTGGGTATGTCGTCCTGTTATCTCTACGTACCGCCCTCACTAGGCTAGGTATGAGTACTCTCTGGGCATGCTCCTCGCAAATCGTAGTGCACTCTTCGCCCGTAGTCTCTAGACGGTTGCATCGATCCTCGTGGCTACCTGTATCATGAACTTACCAACGATAATTTACTTTGCCCGTAGTTTGTTGGGCTATTTTAACTGCTCATGAAGCTCTGAAGGCTGGAGTTACCACGATCTCATCTGGGATGATCGGTGGATTCTGGAATCACTTGAAGTGATGTCAATGTTCAAACCAGCAAATACAGTGCTAACACATGTGAATGAGTTGATAGATATGGACATTTGGGCTTGGAAACATGAACTAGTTCATGAAGTTTCTTGCCACCGGATGTTGAAGCAATTCTGAATATTGCTCTTCAAATTGGTGGTGGAGATGATTTTCTAGCTCGGTCTCTTGAAAACTTAGGTCTCTATATTGTTAAGTTGGTGTGCCGTGCTCTAGTGACTCATAGGCAGAAATCAGCTTAGGAGGAAGGGACGGCTACAAGTACCTCGACAGGTGGACAACAGGTATGGATATCCCTATGTAATCTCAAAGTTATGCCAAAAATTAGGGTCGTGACATGtactttttttcgcgaatacgcaaagcttgcagATCTTTTCGTTGATGGAAGAAGAGAAAATGATTACAATATAGGGTACAACACATGGCATGAACACACAAGAGCATGGAACCTAGAGCAGAGAGAGGGATGCTCGGCCCGACCAGAGaaaagacacaacaaaacccaccAAGCCTAAAACTCGAGAGGCAGACCGAATGAGCACAACATCGATCATCTTCAGAGCCAACATAGGGGACACCGCAAGCAAGCAagatgacgccttcaagaagggaaacgACATTGTGACGTCGTCACCATCCGATCCGACAAgtcagacctcgagtttcccccgAAGCTagaagaggggcacggggagagacCATGGCAGGGCCTCCAACAAGGAAAACGACACCCATGAGTGTTGCCGCTGCCCGCCCGCCGATCGATCGCCATGTCATTAGGGGGGAAGGGGTGGGGCTGCATCTGCCGCCGAAAAACACGAGTTGTGGAGCCGACATGGCTTGTAGGAGGATGGGGCCGGGGAGGCAGCAAGGTAGAGAGCCGACGTGGATGGGTAGGGGTCACGACCGGCGACGTCAGCGAGCCAGGAACCGGAAGGGAAGCATAATTCCAAGCTACCGAGGACGGAGTAGCCAGAACACCGACGAGTCAAAGAAGCTGGAAGGGACGCAGCAACCCAAGCGTCGGTGCTGAAACCGCGCCGGTAGGACGCCGACATGCCATGGACACCGGAGAATGCAGGTCCGGGACCGCCGGGACTGAAGCGGAGCCAGCAATGATCCACCGCGAAGCTTCAACCGGTGCCAATAACCCGTGACCTCACACCTGTAGATGTAGGCAAGTGTGGGCGGGGAGGAGCACCAAGGGCGTGACTGTGCCGCCAGGCCGGACCAGCAGGGAATAGGGCAGTTGTTGGAGGAGGGCAGCGGGGAAGGGACCTCCGACCCCAGGGAGATCAGAAatctccccgccgccgccatccccagGCGCGGTGCAGGTTCCCCGGCCGGCCCTCCGGCAGCGGCGAAGCCGCGGAGGTTATGGAGGGCGGGGCTTCTGCCGGCGGTCCAGGTTTCCCCCGTGTCGCCACGTGCAGGCGACGCGGGGAAGCGGGGCTGTTTCTCGGTCGTGACGTGTGCTAATTGGTATTTTTCTAGATGAAGCTACTCTAAAGCGCAGGCATATAATGGAGAGTGATAGATGCAATGTTTGTTTTGCTATGGAGgaagacctaagcatgcactctaTTGCTCACATGCAAAATGGCTTTGGGATGAAGCTCAGAGTTGGTTCAAGTTCAGGCTACCAAGACTGCATCCTAACACGTGGCCTCGCGATATTTTATGTGATCCCCGGTTCTATGATCGGGGGAGAGCAAAAATTGTCTATGTTATGTGAGATATGGACGCCAAGGAATAGATGTACACATGATGAAGAGAAGTTGGACCCTGCTGCATTGGTATGAAGGATCAAATAAGACCTGGCGCTTCTGGAGATACCGGCGGAGCAGCAGGTGAATGTGTAACCCGGACATGGTTGGAAACCCCTTGATGCACCTTTCATAAAGATCAATGTAGATGGTGCCATTAGTCACGATTCTGGGAAGGAAGGGGCTGCGGTATTGCTCGCTCATCGACATGCTTGCTAGGTGCTTAAAGCAAACCACATTAAGGGTGACTGGCCCCCTCATCATAGAGGCATTGTCACTTCGAGAAGGTGTTCTTTTTGCAAATATGAGAGGCTCAACTCATGTGATATTGGAGACCGATTGTTTAGCTTTGGTCAACCTCTGGAATTCTCGCCACAGTGATCTCTCTGTTGTGGCACCTACCCTTGCTGAAATTGGGTAGCTATGTTTTAACCGCTTTACAATTCAACATGTAACTACATCAGCAAACTTACTAGCCCATGTTTTGCGAAGCGTGCTTGGACGCTGATGGTCACCGACAGCTGGCCAGATTCAGAACCTTCGTTCCTACTCAGCACCCTCTTGGTTGACTGCCCTAGGAACGCTTTTGTTGAATTAAAGCTCCAAACATTTCATGGAGAAAAACAAAAACATTCTTCTCAGTTCAGATAGCAACGACCCTTTTGCCGTCATGCAGTAATAGAGATTCGGTTGGCTGAACCTAAGAATTTCAGGGAGAAACctcaatgtactccctccgtccggaaatacttgtcatcaaaatgaataaaaggagatgtatctagatgtattttagttctagatatatctctttttgtccattttgatgacaagtattttcgaacggagggagtagaagatagtGCTATGAAACCCACTTTTATTGCAGCAACTTTCATTACAACTTGCAAACTTCAGAAACAAACGCACCGACATTTTCACCGCAATTTACATACTATTGCAGCTTATGTCTAACGTCATATAACCAAATGTCATTCCTCAATTCACCTCATCTCTGCTCTATCTATCTATCCTTTCTTCCAAACCCTTCTCCTGAACTAGATCGATCGACTTGCTATGCTTGCGTGTACAGTTACTTGGTTGTTAGGATGTACATCTTGCAGTCATGAGGCGCCACTGATGCAGATAGCTGCCCCTGAGCAGAGAATGACGAGTGCTGCACAACAAGACAGAAGTTTTTGTGATGATGAAATCCTGGAATGTGTAGTGGATTGTTAAGGATAAGCACTGGGCTCTGAAGAAAACAAGCTTACCGCCCATAGATCGCGAGCGGTAACGGAGGCAGATGCTGGAAGCCCGACGTTTGACCAGTGTGCGGTGATGGTTGCTTGGTACCCCTGCCTATTCCATAGAACCACCGCCTTTCTGTTGCCGCTGAGCGGTCCGGCCCAAACCTAGAAAAATATCTCCCCGGTTTTAGTTACAGAAATCTCATGATGGAAGCCACTGGTAAGATATTTGAACTGACAAATACCTCCAAaccagcatcggattgcactttcTTTCCCTGCACGCCTAGTCTATCTGTTCATACAACAGTAGTATGAGTACATTGAAAATCCCATATGAAGAAGTTATCATGCGCAAACACGTGTAAGAGAGTGCTTGCCTTGGTTGACAGCGATGACCTCCGTATTGCTGATTATGGCCTTTGTCTGCGGGCTCATCGAGCGCACGTCGCACCCGATCAGAAGAGGAGCCTACACAACTCAGAACCAGGTTGCGGTGAGGAAATGCAAAATTCCTTTTTGAGAATCGAAACAAAATGGATAGTACCTTTGCAAGTGCCCAGATGCTGAAGTGCGAGCGGTACTCAGCTTCAGACATCCCGCCATTTCCAACTTCAAGCATATCAGGATCTGATATCGGAGGAGAACATTGTCTATCGATCAGTTCCAACTTCCAAGCTAACAAATCGTTAGGCAATCAGCAATAATACTGGGACACTTACCGTTCCATCCACCAGGTCCAGCGTAGGAGGCCCATCTGTCATTCTGGTCTGCGCGTGATGTCATGCTGAAGTAAAAAGATAACAATGATCAGTCCTGCTAATTCTAGTATAGCTGTACTTGACCAAAATCCCAGAGTTGTTCAATTGGGCAGCACCTGTCCCAGTTGTCAGCAATGTCGCCGGTTGTCCTCCAACTATTACCACCCATGCCACGTGCCCATGTAGCAGGGTTTTCGACTCCCCTAAACAGCAAAAACGCAGAAGAGTGAATGACCAATGCTTCCCCTTTCCATCCTAAAATGTTATGACAAGCAGACTCACCATTCGCAGAGTGAGAAGAAGATGTTCTTCCCGTATTTCTTCATGGCGTTGCTCATCCTAGTGTATCTGCATCAACCATGGCAAATTACTTCACAAACGAACACATAAAGACACAGTGCACTGGTCGTGCTGAAGTTCGAGGTATTGTTCTCCGGACCTTTCCCTTACGCTCCTGCCAGCATCATTGCAGTTATCGTACTTCAGATAATCAACTCCCTGGAGAGAACGCAAGAATTACAAGAACATTAGAATTTATGGTGTCGGTGTTGGTTTGGCATGAGCCATGCATGAGGTAAGTAGTAATTATAAGGGGTATACCCAAGACGCGAACGTCCTCACATCTTGCTCTTCGTGATCGAGCGATCCTGGCATTTGTTTACTGCATGTTTGTGTCCTGCAATTAATACATGGTGATAGTTAGTTTCAGTGCATGGCCAGTATTTACAAATTCTAGTTTTCTTGGGTTAATGAAGAGTTTACTTGCTACAGTGTGTTAGAAGTATAATTATGTTTAAGTTAGAGATTAGGAGTTAGAGATAGGATTGGTTTAAACCACATGTAACTTGTCTTGCACTCTAAGTCTCTACCCCTCATGTACTCTATATATACCCCATAtgagggtcagatcaatacaatATACACAACACAAATATTAGCCATCCTACAGTTTTTCCACATGGTATAAGAGCCATTAGACCAACGTCGCTCGATCCTTGGTCCTTCCACGACTTCCGCGGCATGCCGCCCCCGGGAGATTAATCTCCTCTTCCCGGGGGTGCGGCACCCGATCAATCAAGATCGGCTCATAGTTTAGATCAATTCCTTAGATTAGATCAATTTCCAAATTTTCATAGTAGATTGATTTTTTCTTAGCCACCAAATAAATCCAGCGATCTGCAAATCTGGTGATAATCAGTGCGAGATCCATCGTCGTGCGCCTCGAGCGGATCTACATCGACACACAGCCGGCCGGCGCCGCTCCGATCAGCCATAGCCATCTTCTCCAACAAAGACGCGTACCTCCTGATCACGGGAGGGTGATACTACCACGCACGAGATCTCTCGGCAGGAGCAGATCCCACGCGTCGCCTGCATGGAGTCATATGAGCGCTGGCCGGATCCATCCCGATCTCTGCCCGGCTGATACCCACGAACCAACCACAACTCCGGGCTCCATCAGCATCCATCCGGCGAAACACGAAGCAACCAGCAGACCCAGGTACGTCCATGCACTTAGATGAGGCTTCAATAAGGTCTGCATCGAGTTCTCCTGTACCGGCAGTATGCCCTAGTTTCAACATGAAGCACCGGGCAAACTGCACCGATCGATCTACGCCGAGCAAAGCAATTTACACTGATCTAGCCGGCCGGTACGCACCGGCGCCAACTGCGTCGACTCCACGAGCATGCATCTGATGTGTGACTCATGCGAGACCATCGAGACCTGGAGGGCGGAACGTGCAACCGCACACCTCCTGTCCATGCGCATCCATCGACTCGGCTTCAGCTACTCGACGCCTCGCCTTCAACAACGGGTCACAGGCACCTACATCAGCACTTCTGCATCGCCGGGCTATGGATCTACATCTGCATGAACCAGACCAACGACATGCATCTACGTAACCGATCTTCATCTGCATTGACCCCGAGCCGAACGACATCAACCTGTACGACTACGCCGGGCTATGAGCGAACATACTTCTTCAGCATGGCGCGACATCGACACTTCGTCACGCGGAGGGACGCCTTCCAGCGACGCATCATCGTCGACATGCCGCTGCAATGTTATCGCCGACACTTCATCGCCAAGGTCTTCATCAAcgtcgtcttcaccaacatcttcatcaacacaccgccgccgcctcgtccacaAGATGGGCACCTAGCGTTCTCTGACAGACTTGTCTGCAAGACGCGACCTCGACGACGGCAATGACCGCGTCACGACGacggcatcgaccgcgtcatccaTAACTACACGACTGCATCGACACGGCGTCACTACAGTGACGACCCTACACGGCcacacggttctggcaaaaccgatgtgtgctcgatgggcttCCTCCGATCTTGGCAAAATCGGTGGACTCATCGCCGACGGCACCCTCTGACATCAGCAAGGTGCATCGTCCACATCTGCAGCTCTGTCATAGCGCATTTTTTTGCGCCTCcggctttgtgcggcttcatcatccacgacgaccacaccatcgaccatgactacctcgaccacggctacatcatCATGATCGGCTACCTCGACATTAAAGGCTACGTCTGCAACAACTCAtcggcaacaactccagtcaacagcgtCCGCCTCGTCACTTGCGTCCACGACACTcccgctgtgactgcgggagggaatagaggagaaggcaggaaggcaccagaaggggacgcagtcaccgccctaggtgccgacccatcagagacgcagttgatgatggtgcggcggagaagacgacgaaAGCACAAGAGTTCAAATTTAGTCGTCATCGTccgcttcactcccgctacgactgagggggaatgttagaagtATAATTATGTTTAATTTAGAGATTAGGAGTTAGAGATAGGATTGGTTTAAACCACATGTAACTtgtcttgcactccaagtctctacCCCTCATGTACTCTATATATACCCCTACCAGGGTCAGATCAATACAATATACACAACACAAATATTAGCCATCCTACAGTTTTTCCACACAGTGATTGAACAAATTAGTGTTATTTTTATGATGAATTGGATAGTTAGCATACCCAGCATCACTGTAGATTCCGAGCTTCAACCCTTTGGCGTGCACATAATCTGCAAGCGCCTTGATACCAGAGGGGAATGTTCTTTTATTTGGAACCAGGTTACCCTGAGAAAAATCATGATACAACATTATCAGTACTGAAAGAAAATATTAAAAATGGTATACATATGCCTAATCTTCTGCTTCTAAAATGTTTAATAATATCTTGAAAATAGGATGCAGAAGCAATTGTTTT comes from Triticum aestivum cultivar Chinese Spring chromosome 5B, IWGSC CS RefSeq v2.1, whole genome shotgun sequence and encodes:
- the LOC123115441 gene encoding alpha-galactosidase-like → MARASSLSLLLVLLVAAVAGARVPMDAARNTTLGELRVRHALLGRKPQMGWNSWNHFYCGISEEVIRETADALVSTGLAKLGYKYVNIDDCWAELNRDYQGNLVPNKRTFPSGIKALADYVHAKGLKLGIYSDAGTQTCSKQMPGSLDHEEQDVRTFASWGVDYLKYDNCNDAGRSVRERYTRMSNAMKKYGKNIFFSLCEWGVENPATWARGMGGNSWRTTGDIADNWDSMTSRADQNDRWASYAGPGGWNDPDMLEVGNGGMSEAEYRSHFSIWALAKAPLLIGCDVRSMSPQTKAIISNTEVIAVNQDRLGVQGKKVQSDAGLEVWAGPLSGNRKAVVLWNRQGYQATITAHWSNVGLPASASVTARDLWAHSSFSAQGQLSASVAPHDCKMYILTTK